The Malus domestica chromosome 10, GDT2T_hap1 genome contains a region encoding:
- the LOC139188514 gene encoding uncharacterized protein codes for MKNHNSRPTGSAPFPEVNAYSLEVNATSSGGHNHKRGRGHKGGQWNRKGKNHGGQFHNQVPRHNLGPSFKNVNRHKSKAHINNAPRNFEGACHRCGGNGHWVRTCRTPKHLVDLYQASFKEQGVETNFLDQAKPMDILDPVCNLSG; via the coding sequence atgaaaaatcataattctcgacctactggatctgcaccattcccagaagtgaatgctTATTCCCTCGAAGTGAACGCCACATCATCTGGTGGCCATAATCATAAacgaggacgtggccacaagGGAGGTCAGTGGAACaggaaaggcaagaaccatggtggtcagtttcacaaccaggttccaaggcATAATTTAGGCCCAAGCTTTAAAAATGTCAATCGCCACAAAAGCAAAGCTCACATAAACAATGCTCCCAGGAACTTTGAAGGAgcctgccataggtgtggtggcaatgggcatTGGGTGCGTACTtgtcgtaccccaaaacatctggtGGATCTATATCAAGCCTCCTTCAAGGAGCAGGGTGTCGAGACCAATTTTCTTgaccaggctaaaccaatggatatACTTGATCCAGTGTGCAACTTATCAGGGTAG